Proteins encoded in a region of the Bacillus methanolicus genome:
- a CDS encoding deoxyribonuclease IV has translation MLKIGSHVSMSGKKMLLAASEEAVSYGANTFMIYTGAPQNTRRKKIEDLNIEAGRKHMEEHGIEEIIVHAPYIINIGNAVNPDTFELGVNFLRSEIERTEAIGAKQIVLHPGAHVGEGVEVGIKKIVEGLNEVLTGKENVQIALETMAGKGSECGKSFEELAMIIDGVTYSDKLSVCFDTCHTHDAGYNIVDDFDGVLEEFDKIIGLDRLKVLHINDSKNEKGMRKDRHENIGFGHIGFKALNYIVHHPQLKEIPKILETPYVGEDKNNKKPPYKHEIEMLRNQVFEENLLDLIMRG, from the coding sequence ATGTTAAAAATAGGATCACATGTCTCAATGAGCGGAAAAAAGATGCTTCTCGCTGCGAGTGAAGAGGCTGTTTCATACGGTGCCAATACATTTATGATTTATACAGGTGCACCGCAAAATACGAGAAGGAAAAAAATTGAAGATTTAAATATTGAGGCCGGAAGAAAGCATATGGAAGAGCACGGGATTGAGGAAATTATCGTTCATGCTCCGTATATAATCAATATTGGAAATGCTGTCAATCCTGATACATTTGAGCTTGGTGTGAATTTTTTGCGATCTGAAATTGAAAGAACAGAAGCCATTGGTGCAAAACAAATTGTTCTCCATCCGGGTGCTCATGTCGGAGAAGGAGTCGAAGTCGGAATCAAAAAAATTGTTGAAGGCTTAAATGAAGTGTTGACAGGTAAAGAAAATGTACAAATTGCTCTTGAAACGATGGCAGGAAAAGGCTCTGAATGCGGGAAATCGTTTGAGGAGCTGGCGATGATCATTGACGGCGTCACTTATAGCGATAAACTGTCTGTTTGCTTCGATACTTGCCATACGCATGATGCGGGCTATAATATAGTGGACGATTTCGATGGAGTGTTAGAAGAATTTGATAAGATTATCGGGTTAGACCGTTTAAAGGTTTTGCATATTAATGACAGCAAGAATGAAAAGGGAATGAGAAAAGACCGCCATGAAAATATCGGATTTGGACATATTGGATTTAAAGCATTAAATTACATTGTTCATCATCCTCAACTGAAGGAAATACCTAAAATTCTTGAAACTCCTTATGTCGGAGAAGATAAAAATAATAAAAAACCTCCTTACAAGCATGAAATTGAAATGCTCCGCAATCAAGTGTTTGAAGAAAATCTTCTCGATCTTATCATGCGAGGATAA
- a CDS encoding DEAD/DEAH box helicase, which produces MKETKFERFHFKPFIIDAIKDLGFYEPTEIQERLIPAVLKGESAVGQSQTGTGKTHAYILPILEKIDPKKKEVQAVISAPTRELANQIYHEILKITEHSDENERISAKCFIGGTDKQRTIERLKAQPHIVVGTPGRINDLVNEQALFVHTAAVLVIDEADLMLDMGFIEDVDKIAARMPKDLQMLVFSATIPEKLKPFIKKYMENPKFIHIEPKHIAAEKIDHYLIPSRHRPKIDIVYEALMLFNPYLAIVFANTKKMADEAADALIEKGLKVGRIHGDLTPRERKKMMKQIRDLEFQYIVATDLAARGIDIEGVSHVINLELPADLDFYIHRVGRTARAGYSGTALTVYDPSDEDALNRLEKMGITFKNVDIQRGEFVEIGDRNKRKNRQKQENEAEFKAKLLVRKPKKVKPGYKKKMMEEIENIKKRQKRLQRKNK; this is translated from the coding sequence ATGAAAGAAACGAAATTCGAGCGTTTTCATTTTAAACCGTTTATTATAGATGCCATAAAGGACCTTGGATTTTATGAACCTACGGAAATCCAGGAGCGCCTTATTCCCGCAGTATTAAAAGGGGAAAGCGCAGTCGGGCAATCACAAACAGGAACGGGAAAGACCCATGCTTATATTTTGCCGATTCTCGAAAAAATTGATCCGAAGAAAAAGGAAGTCCAAGCTGTTATTTCAGCTCCTACTCGTGAACTGGCAAACCAAATTTACCATGAAATTTTAAAAATAACTGAACATAGCGATGAGAATGAAAGAATATCAGCAAAATGTTTTATTGGCGGAACAGACAAGCAGCGGACAATTGAAAGACTAAAAGCTCAGCCTCATATTGTTGTCGGGACTCCCGGAAGAATCAACGACCTTGTAAATGAGCAGGCATTATTTGTCCATACTGCTGCAGTCCTTGTCATTGATGAAGCAGATCTGATGCTTGATATGGGATTCATTGAAGATGTCGATAAAATTGCTGCAAGAATGCCGAAAGATTTGCAAATGCTTGTATTCTCTGCCACCATTCCCGAGAAATTAAAACCTTTCATCAAAAAATATATGGAAAATCCGAAATTTATTCATATTGAACCAAAACATATTGCTGCGGAAAAAATTGATCATTACCTCATTCCGTCCAGACACAGGCCGAAAATTGATATTGTTTATGAAGCATTAATGTTATTTAATCCTTACTTGGCGATCGTTTTTGCCAATACAAAAAAAATGGCAGATGAAGCAGCGGATGCTTTGATTGAAAAAGGGTTAAAGGTCGGACGAATTCATGGAGACTTAACTCCAAGAGAACGAAAAAAAATGATGAAGCAGATTAGGGACCTTGAATTTCAATACATTGTTGCGACAGACCTTGCGGCAAGAGGAATTGATATTGAAGGAGTAAGCCATGTCATTAATCTTGAATTGCCGGCAGATTTGGATTTTTATATCCACAGGGTTGGCCGCACTGCAAGAGCAGGCTATTCCGGAACCGCTCTGACCGTTTATGATCCATCTGATGAAGATGCGTTAAACCGGCTTGAAAAAATGGGGATTACTTTCAAAAATGTAGATATTCAAAGAGGCGAATTTGTTGAAATTGGGGACCGGAATAAACGAAAGAACCGTCAAAAGCAGGAAAATGAAGCAGAGTTTAAGGCAAAATTACTTGTCCGAAAACCGAAAAAAGTGAAACCAGGCTATAAGAAGAAAATGATGGAAGAAATAGAAAATATAAAGAAACGCCAGAAAAGACTTCAACGAAAAAATAAATAA
- a CDS encoding IS4 family transposase, which translates to MDKNTIKTVFKEYIQPMDEKVFLKMIDQMKLDKYVKKLDSLTFTKLFIYAQLKQLDSLKKISFKVKNKKKLQKELGLKSISKSQLSRKLSDLPPEIFEVILHHLVEQIYREFGKEKGDDLLGKIHLIDSTTISLCLSQYRWADFRNTKAGVKIHTRVVFHEGETFPDKIMITPARPADVTQLDGLMIIDKDALHVFDRGYFDFKKFDEYCRHNIRFCTRIKENTVIHVIEELPVDPSSNISREAIVKLGRMKYPVRLIETKDSQGNTLSIIINDAKMSAQEISELYRNRWQIELFFKWMKQHLIIKRCYGKSANAVFNQIYIAMITFCLTLLMKKKVSYQGTLLEMFEFIEEYWSKSFFEFIKELFKTPDRSSYGRRPLNHEQIFIETLAQFEKGDVQHLDDLTYDPIYL; encoded by the coding sequence ATGGACAAGAATACCATAAAAACAGTATTTAAGGAATACATCCAACCAATGGATGAAAAAGTTTTTTTAAAAATGATTGATCAGATGAAGCTTGATAAATATGTGAAAAAGCTGGATAGCCTAACATTTACGAAACTTTTTATATATGCCCAATTGAAGCAGCTTGATAGCCTAAAAAAAATCAGTTTCAAGGTGAAAAACAAAAAGAAATTACAGAAAGAACTTGGCTTAAAAAGTATTAGTAAATCTCAACTTTCTCGCAAACTCTCCGATCTACCCCCGGAGATTTTTGAAGTTATTTTGCATCACTTGGTTGAACAAATCTATCGGGAATTCGGAAAAGAAAAGGGCGATGATTTACTAGGAAAAATCCATCTTATTGATTCAACAACCATCTCCTTATGCCTTAGCCAGTATCGATGGGCTGATTTTCGAAATACAAAAGCTGGAGTTAAAATCCATACTCGAGTAGTATTTCATGAAGGGGAAACTTTCCCAGACAAAATCATGATTACTCCTGCTAGACCAGCAGATGTCACACAGTTAGATGGTTTAATGATAATCGATAAGGATGCGCTCCATGTGTTTGACCGGGGTTACTTTGATTTTAAAAAGTTCGATGAGTACTGCCGTCATAATATTCGATTTTGTACTCGTATCAAGGAAAACACTGTCATCCATGTCATTGAAGAACTTCCCGTTGACCCGTCGTCAAACATTTCTCGGGAAGCAATAGTAAAACTGGGAAGGATGAAATATCCCGTTAGACTGATAGAAACGAAAGATAGTCAAGGAAATACCCTATCTATCATCATCAATGATGCAAAAATGAGTGCACAAGAAATTAGTGAACTTTACCGTAATCGCTGGCAAATTGAACTTTTCTTCAAGTGGATGAAGCAGCATTTAATCATTAAAAGATGTTATGGAAAGAGCGCGAATGCTGTTTTCAACCAAATTTACATAGCCATGATTACTTTTTGTTTAACTTTATTGATGAAGAAAAAAGTAAGTTATCAGGGAACGCTCCTTGAGATGTTTGAATTTATAGAAGAATATTGGTCAAAAAGCTTCTTCGAATTTATAAAAGAACTATTTAAAACACCTGATCGATCATCATATGGACGAAGGCCACTTAACCATGAACAAATTTTCATTGAAACCCTAGCACAGTTTGAAAAAGGAGATGTACAGCATTTAGATGATTTAACATATGACCCTATTTATTTGTAA
- the cccA gene encoding cytochrome c550, producing MNRNPIIPFILIMVFGIGLMFLLSFKGLGDAKEIAKEAEGGDKEKTEEVAAAKPEDIYKKSCVGCHGDQYQGGVGPALKGVGDKHSKEEIADIVVNGKGSMPPGLVPQEKAAEMAEWLAGLK from the coding sequence ATGAATCGTAATCCGATCATACCGTTCATTTTGATCATGGTTTTCGGTATCGGTCTCATGTTCCTGCTATCTTTTAAAGGCCTTGGTGATGCTAAGGAAATCGCGAAAGAAGCTGAGGGCGGAGATAAGGAAAAAACAGAGGAAGTTGCAGCTGCAAAACCGGAAGATATTTATAAGAAAAGCTGTGTCGGATGTCACGGCGACCAGTATCAAGGCGGAGTAGGACCTGCACTTAAAGGTGTCGGTGACAAACATTCAAAAGAAGAAATTGCTGATATTGTTGTAAATGGAAAAGGTTCTATGCCTCCGGGGCTGGTGCCTCAAGAGAAAGCAGCTGAAATGGCTGAATGGCTCGCAGGATTAAAATAA
- the vrrA gene encoding VrrA/YqfQ family protein: MPPRPRGPFSMGIGPRNMHSSPVSPFGPMGGRARQMRRGGLLEKLFGRGNRNGPFQGLQPGGFPGMNPASRSSAAGGGSLLKTLSNPEAINGFLNNTQQVLKAAQSIGPMIQQYGPLVRNLPAMWKLYKGLKNATAETETSDHESVESKENNDLEESTDKKSQKHVKNKKTAAKKKTVSSVKEQPKRESVPKLYI, translated from the coding sequence ATGCCACCAAGACCAAGAGGACCTTTTTCGATGGGAATAGGACCTCGCAATATGCATTCTTCTCCTGTTTCCCCTTTTGGCCCGATGGGGGGAAGAGCCCGGCAAATGAGAAGAGGAGGGCTTCTGGAAAAATTATTTGGACGTGGAAACCGGAATGGCCCGTTTCAAGGTTTACAACCCGGGGGATTTCCAGGAATGAATCCTGCCTCAAGATCTTCGGCTGCGGGCGGAGGATCCTTGTTAAAAACATTGAGCAATCCCGAAGCCATAAACGGATTCTTGAATAACACACAACAAGTACTTAAAGCTGCCCAGTCTATAGGGCCGATGATTCAGCAATACGGACCTTTAGTCAGAAATTTGCCGGCAATGTGGAAGCTTTATAAAGGTTTAAAGAACGCTACAGCTGAAACGGAAACGTCCGATCATGAAAGTGTCGAATCGAAAGAAAATAACGACTTGGAAGAAAGTACGGATAAAAAATCACAAAAACATGTGAAAAATAAAAAAACAGCTGCGAAAAAGAAAACGGTTTCTTCAGTTAAAGAGCAACCTAAAAGAGAATCTGTTCCCAAACTTTATATTTAA
- a CDS encoding DUF2624 domain-containing protein codes for MKIFENIINHKINTITTDELLKYAKQFHIKITRQQAHDIANYLRGRNINIFNGTDRIMVIKEIAIIAGPETAKELNKLFVQFTK; via the coding sequence GTGAAAATTTTTGAAAACATAATTAATCACAAAATTAATACGATAACAACTGATGAATTACTTAAGTATGCTAAACAATTTCATATTAAAATCACGAGGCAGCAGGCTCATGACATTGCAAATTACTTACGAGGAAGAAATATAAATATCTTTAATGGAACTGATCGAATAATGGTCATAAAGGAAATTGCCATAATTGCCGGACCTGAAACAGCCAAAGAACTGAACAAACTCTTTGTACAATTTACAAAATAG
- a CDS encoding 4-hydroxy-3-methylbut-2-enyl diphosphate reductase: protein MNVIKISPRGYCYGVVDAMVIARNAALDKSLPRPIYILGMIVHNKHVTDAFAEEGIITLDGNNRKEIIEKVDKGTVIFTAHGISPEVREIAAKKGLVTIDATCPDVTKTHDLIRQKSAEGYQIIYIGKKGHPEPEGAVGVAPEHVHLVETVKDVENLSITAEKIIVTNQTTMSQWDVADIMEKVKEKYPQVEMHKEICLATQVRQEAVAEQAKDADVLIVVGDPKSNNSNRLAQVSEEIAGTKAYRIADITELDIEWIRNASTVAVTAGASTPTPITKEVIAFLEQFDPEDPSTWKKEKKVPLHKILPKVKKTEAKS from the coding sequence ATGAATGTCATAAAAATATCACCGCGCGGATATTGCTATGGTGTTGTAGATGCAATGGTTATCGCACGAAATGCGGCATTGGATAAATCTTTGCCAAGACCGATTTATATATTAGGAATGATTGTCCACAATAAGCATGTTACTGATGCTTTTGCGGAAGAAGGCATCATCACACTCGACGGAAATAACAGAAAAGAGATTATTGAAAAGGTGGATAAAGGAACTGTTATTTTTACTGCTCATGGAATTTCTCCCGAAGTTCGTGAAATTGCAGCAAAAAAAGGGCTGGTTACGATCGATGCAACTTGTCCTGATGTAACAAAGACTCACGATTTAATCCGCCAGAAATCGGCTGAAGGTTATCAAATTATTTATATCGGGAAAAAAGGGCATCCCGAACCAGAAGGTGCTGTCGGAGTTGCACCAGAGCATGTACACCTTGTCGAAACGGTTAAAGATGTTGAAAATTTATCAATTACAGCCGAAAAAATCATTGTTACAAACCAGACGACGATGAGCCAGTGGGATGTAGCGGACATTATGGAAAAAGTAAAAGAAAAATACCCGCAAGTCGAAATGCACAAAGAAATTTGTCTTGCTACCCAAGTAAGACAAGAGGCTGTCGCAGAACAGGCGAAAGACGCAGATGTTCTTATTGTCGTCGGTGATCCAAAGAGCAACAATTCGAACCGTCTGGCCCAGGTTTCAGAGGAAATTGCCGGCACGAAAGCTTATCGGATTGCTGATATTACAGAATTGGATATTGAATGGATTAGAAATGCTTCAACAGTTGCCGTTACAGCAGGCGCTTCCACTCCTACACCGATAACAAAAGAAGTCATTGCGTTTTTAGAACAATTTGATCCGGAAGATCCATCTACTTGGAAAAAAGAAAAGAAAGTTCCTCTTCATAAAATATTGCCAAAAGTAAAAAAGACTGAAGCGAAAAGCTAA
- a CDS encoding tRNA (adenine(22)-N(1))-methyltransferase translates to MNSDHLSKRLQTVVRFIPMGSRLADIGSDHAYLPCYAVKKGIATFAIAGEVAEGPYRSALKQVQIEGLTKSISVRKGDGLEVVEPGEVDCVTIAGMGGTLIANILERGKEKLSDVKRLILQPNIGAISIRKWFLENGWMLISEEILEEDGKIYEVLAAEKGDPYTGYNGKLESGLLLGPLLQKKQNEIFKKKWTFEKANWKRILHQLEQAGDKPENRQKKEELLHKISLVEEALRQK, encoded by the coding sequence ATGAATTCAGATCATCTTTCTAAACGTTTACAAACCGTTGTTCGTTTTATCCCTATGGGGTCAAGACTTGCGGATATCGGCTCTGACCATGCCTACCTTCCTTGTTATGCAGTGAAAAAGGGGATCGCTACGTTTGCCATTGCAGGAGAAGTCGCTGAAGGCCCGTATCGGTCGGCATTAAAGCAAGTACAGATAGAAGGTTTGACGAAAAGTATTTCAGTTCGCAAAGGTGATGGACTGGAAGTGGTCGAACCAGGAGAAGTAGATTGTGTGACGATCGCCGGGATGGGCGGAACACTCATTGCTAACATTTTAGAAAGAGGCAAAGAAAAGCTGTCCGATGTTAAAAGACTGATTCTTCAGCCGAATATAGGGGCTATCTCCATACGCAAATGGTTTCTTGAAAATGGATGGATGCTGATTTCTGAAGAAATTCTTGAAGAGGACGGAAAGATCTACGAGGTTTTAGCAGCAGAAAAAGGTGATCCCTATACTGGCTATAATGGGAAATTAGAAAGCGGATTGCTTCTTGGGCCATTGCTGCAAAAAAAGCAAAATGAGATATTCAAAAAGAAATGGACTTTTGAAAAAGCGAACTGGAAACGGATTTTACATCAATTGGAACAAGCGGGCGACAAGCCGGAAAATCGCCAAAAAAAAGAAGAGCTTCTACATAAAATCAGCTTAGTTGAGGAGGCCTTAAGACAAAAATGA
- a CDS encoding Nif3-like dinuclear metal center hexameric protein: MKIVNGYQIIELFEQFAPKNYAMEGDKVGLQIGNLNKRVENVLIALDVLEEVVDEAIQNNVQLIIAHHPLIYWPLQKITGETYQGRLIEKLIKHDIAVYAAHTNLDIAKGGVNDMLAEAIGLKNTEILHPTFETKLKKLVVFVPEENADELRDALGRAGAGAIGNYSFCSFSANGTGRFLPGENTNPHIGQQGKLEAVNEVRIETIYPENIEKKLLNAMIKAHPYEEVAFDIYPLENKGETLGLGKIGNIEEMTLKEFAEHIKNVLEVDKVRVVGDLNEKIRKVAIVGGDGNKYLSHAKFKGADVYVTGDMYYHTAHDAMMMGVNIVDPGHNVEKVMKKGVANILAKMCERNGWQVSIMPSMVHTDPFQFI, from the coding sequence ATGAAAATAGTAAACGGTTATCAAATCATTGAATTATTTGAACAATTTGCTCCAAAAAACTATGCAATGGAAGGGGACAAAGTCGGCTTACAAATTGGCAATTTAAATAAGCGTGTTGAAAATGTCTTAATTGCCCTTGATGTTCTTGAAGAAGTTGTTGACGAAGCGATTCAAAATAATGTTCAGCTAATTATAGCCCACCATCCATTAATTTACTGGCCTCTCCAAAAAATAACCGGGGAAACATATCAAGGCAGGTTAATTGAAAAATTAATTAAACACGATATTGCCGTATATGCAGCCCATACGAACCTTGATATCGCAAAAGGCGGTGTCAATGATATGCTTGCCGAAGCAATCGGCCTTAAAAATACAGAAATTCTTCATCCGACTTTCGAAACAAAACTGAAAAAACTAGTTGTTTTCGTTCCGGAGGAAAATGCAGACGAACTTAGAGATGCCTTGGGCAGAGCCGGAGCAGGAGCCATTGGAAATTATAGCTTTTGCTCATTTTCCGCAAACGGAACAGGGCGATTTTTGCCGGGAGAAAATACAAATCCTCATATTGGGCAGCAAGGAAAGCTTGAAGCTGTGAATGAAGTCAGAATCGAGACCATTTATCCTGAAAACATTGAGAAAAAACTGTTGAATGCAATGATAAAAGCCCATCCTTACGAGGAAGTTGCATTTGATATTTATCCCTTAGAGAATAAAGGAGAAACTTTGGGACTCGGGAAAATCGGGAATATCGAAGAAATGACGTTAAAAGAATTTGCTGAACACATAAAAAACGTCCTGGAAGTTGATAAAGTCCGGGTTGTCGGGGATTTGAACGAGAAAATCAGAAAGGTCGCCATCGTCGGCGGTGATGGAAACAAATATTTGTCCCACGCTAAATTTAAGGGAGCCGACGTCTATGTAACCGGTGATATGTACTATCACACCGCCCATGATGCCATGATGATGGGTGTAAACATCGTTGACCCCGGCCATAATGTTGAAAAAGTGATGAAAAAGGGCGTTGCGAATATTCTGGCTAAAATGTGCGAACGAAACGGATGGCAAGTTTCGATTATGCCTTCAATGGTTCATACTGATCCTTTTCAATTTATTTAA
- the rpoD gene encoding RNA polymerase sigma factor RpoD has protein sequence MAEKSARSKEVESDMTMEQVKEQLTEQGKKTGVLAYDDIAEKLSNFELDSDQMDEFYEFLGDQGVELVGDNEESDPDLKDLEIEEDEEFDLNDLSVPPGVKINDPVRMYLKEIGRVDLLSAEEEIELAKRIEQGDEEAKRRLAEANLRLVVSIAKRYVGRGMLFLDLIQEGNMGLIKAVEKFDYRKGFKFSTYATWWIRQAITRAIADQARTIRIPVHMVETINKLIRVQRQLLQDLGREPTPEEIAEDMDLTPEKVREILKIAQEPVSLETPIGEEDDSHLGDFIEDQDATSPSDHAAYELLKEQLEDVLDTLTDREENVLRLRFGLDDGRTRTLEEVGKVFGVTRERIRQIEAKALRKLRHPSRSKRLKDFLE, from the coding sequence ATGGCTGAAAAATCAGCCCGTTCAAAAGAGGTCGAATCAGATATGACCATGGAACAAGTAAAAGAACAATTAACAGAGCAGGGAAAGAAAACAGGTGTCCTTGCTTATGATGATATTGCCGAAAAATTGTCCAATTTTGAGCTTGACTCTGATCAAATGGACGAATTTTATGAATTCCTTGGAGATCAAGGGGTAGAGCTTGTCGGTGATAATGAGGAGTCCGACCCGGATCTCAAAGATTTAGAAATAGAAGAAGATGAAGAATTTGATTTAAACGATTTAAGTGTTCCTCCCGGAGTAAAAATTAACGATCCTGTTCGTATGTACTTAAAGGAAATTGGGCGTGTTGATCTCTTATCGGCAGAAGAAGAAATCGAACTGGCCAAACGAATCGAACAAGGAGACGAAGAAGCGAAACGCCGTCTTGCTGAAGCAAACCTTCGCCTTGTTGTAAGCATTGCAAAACGATACGTCGGCCGCGGAATGCTTTTCCTGGATTTAATTCAAGAAGGAAATATGGGATTGATCAAAGCCGTTGAAAAATTTGATTATCGTAAAGGGTTTAAGTTTAGCACTTATGCAACTTGGTGGATCCGCCAGGCAATTACACGCGCAATTGCTGATCAGGCAAGAACCATCCGAATTCCTGTCCACATGGTGGAAACAATCAACAAATTAATTCGTGTTCAACGGCAGCTCTTGCAGGATCTTGGCCGTGAACCGACACCGGAGGAAATTGCGGAAGATATGGATTTAACTCCGGAAAAGGTGCGCGAGATCTTAAAGATAGCACAAGAACCTGTTTCTTTAGAAACTCCGATCGGTGAAGAAGATGATTCACACCTCGGTGATTTTATTGAAGACCAGGATGCGACATCACCATCTGATCATGCAGCATATGAACTGTTAAAAGAACAGCTGGAAGATGTACTAGATACATTAACGGACCGGGAAGAAAACGTCTTGCGGCTTCGCTTTGGCCTGGATGATGGTCGTACACGAACGTTAGAAGAAGTCGGAAAAGTATTTGGCGTTACAAGAGAACGGATTCGCCAAATCGAAGCGAAAGCACTGCGCAAGCTTAGACACCCTTCCCGCAGTAAACGGTTGAAAGATTTCCTTGAATAA
- a CDS encoding acyl-CoA dehydrogenase: protein MNFDFTAEQEMIRRTIREFAEEEVAPGALERDRKKEFPLEIFKKLADMGMMGLPFPEEYGGGGADSISFAIVTEELSRACASTGITYSAHISLGGAPLHLFGTEEQKQKFLVPICTGESFGAFGLTEPNAGSDAGGTRTTAIEENGEFVINGNKCFITNASFAKHLALTAVTGENDGNKEISAIIVPTNAKGFTVIDNYEKMGLNASNTTELVLEDVRVPTDMLLGKRGKGFKQFLVTLDGGRIGIGAMALGIARAAYEKALQYAKERKQFGKTISQFQAIQFKLADMAMKIELARNMVYKAAWLKDQGRPFSKEASMCKLYASEISMEVTDQAVQIHGGYGYMKDYHVERYMRDAKLTEIGEGTSEVQRMVIARLIGC from the coding sequence ATGAACTTTGATTTCACTGCCGAACAGGAAATGATCCGCCGTACAATACGGGAATTTGCTGAAGAAGAAGTAGCGCCTGGTGCACTTGAAAGAGATAGGAAAAAGGAATTTCCTTTGGAAATTTTTAAAAAGCTTGCCGATATGGGAATGATGGGACTGCCTTTTCCTGAAGAATACGGAGGCGGCGGTGCGGATTCCATCAGTTTTGCGATCGTAACAGAAGAGTTAAGCCGTGCTTGTGCATCAACTGGGATAACGTATTCTGCCCATATCTCACTTGGTGGTGCACCTTTACACCTTTTTGGAACTGAAGAGCAAAAACAGAAATTTCTTGTGCCGATCTGTACTGGAGAATCGTTCGGTGCATTTGGACTAACTGAACCAAATGCCGGATCGGACGCAGGAGGTACGAGAACAACTGCGATCGAAGAGAACGGTGAATTTGTGATAAATGGAAACAAATGTTTTATTACAAATGCAAGTTTCGCAAAACATTTAGCATTGACAGCCGTAACAGGTGAAAATGACGGAAATAAAGAAATAAGTGCAATCATTGTTCCAACGAATGCCAAGGGATTTACTGTCATAGATAATTATGAAAAGATGGGCCTGAATGCTTCGAACACAACGGAACTTGTCCTTGAAGACGTGCGCGTTCCAACAGATATGTTGCTCGGAAAAAGAGGGAAAGGATTTAAACAGTTTTTAGTAACATTAGATGGGGGACGGATCGGTATCGGAGCAATGGCCTTAGGGATTGCCCGGGCGGCGTATGAAAAAGCGTTGCAATACGCCAAAGAACGAAAACAATTCGGAAAAACGATTTCTCAATTCCAGGCGATACAATTTAAACTTGCAGATATGGCAATGAAGATTGAACTGGCACGGAATATGGTGTATAAGGCTGCTTGGCTGAAGGATCAGGGCAGGCCGTTTTCGAAGGAGGCCTCAATGTGTAAATTATATGCTTCGGAAATTAGCATGGAAGTAACAGACCAAGCTGTTCAGATCCATGGCGGTTATGGATACATGAAAGATTACCATGTAGAGCGATACATGAGGGATGCAAAGTTGACTGAAATCGGAGAAGGAACTTCTGAAGTACAGCGGATGGTCATTGCCCGTCTGATTGGCTGTTAA